Proteins encoded within one genomic window of Alteribacter populi:
- a CDS encoding ABC transporter ATP-binding protein, which produces MRIIVHNEKPIIEINGLTKQYGSKVILDKVDLTVYEGQIIGYIGPNGAGKSTTVKIMLGLVEDYFGEVKIFGRDIQSDKIEYKRRVGYVPENAEIYDNLTASEYLTFIGELYGIAPEDTEQKARKLMEIFGLEDVFHTKIATYSKGMRQKVLLISSLMHDPDLLFFDEPLSGLDANSVMIVKEILAQLARQGKTIFYSSHIMDVVEKISSRIILLAEGKVVADGSFEELKEQNTEGTLEEIFNQLTGFDEHKELAENFVSIVQEG; this is translated from the coding sequence GTGAGGATTATCGTACATAATGAAAAACCGATCATTGAAATTAACGGATTGACGAAGCAATACGGCAGCAAGGTTATTTTAGATAAGGTTGACCTTACGGTTTACGAAGGACAAATTATCGGCTATATCGGTCCAAATGGAGCAGGAAAAAGTACGACAGTGAAGATCATGCTCGGACTCGTAGAAGACTATTTTGGTGAAGTGAAAATCTTTGGACGTGACATTCAAAGCGATAAAATAGAATACAAGAGACGGGTCGGTTATGTACCTGAAAACGCTGAAATTTACGACAACCTCACTGCTTCAGAGTATTTAACGTTCATTGGCGAGTTATACGGGATTGCACCGGAAGATACGGAACAAAAAGCAAGAAAGCTGATGGAGATCTTTGGGTTGGAGGATGTGTTTCATACAAAAATTGCTACGTATTCGAAAGGAATGAGGCAGAAGGTTCTGCTGATTTCTAGTTTGATGCATGATCCCGATTTGCTGTTCTTTGATGAGCCATTGAGTGGTCTGGATGCCAACAGTGTGATGATAGTAAAAGAAATTCTTGCTCAACTCGCCCGCCAAGGTAAAACGATCTTTTATTCGTCTCATATCATGGATGTAGTCGAGAAAATTAGTAGCCGAATCATCCTTCTTGCTGAAGGAAAAGTGGTAGCTGACGGGAGCTTTGAAGAATTGAAGGAACAAAACACAGAAGGCACGCTGGAAGAGATTTTTAATCAGCTCACGGGTTTTGATGAACATAAGGAGCTTGCTGAAAACTTCGTATCCATCGTGCAAGAGGGCTAG
- a CDS encoding IucA/IucC family C-terminal-domain containing protein — MIDQQASLNLSQYKGLMVGDAFLHNMDFVVEDLIASPSHVENLISILCEQMDTKNRVIAGTIFGKKYSVLAMNLFKAIIEQGTILDAHPSQVGLKPDKKGSMQFIFKESTVHSISSLSIRQVQMMIYTFIDTHLQPLFEAIAAKSGSKVTHMLSLVAHNLYQTSKKLKLEHPEKVEEIDTYFALFISDKLFVHGKPNPLSFEFDLYDPENGDDSYYVRKHCCLSYLRYDGDKARCCGTCPFIDRTKKKNG, encoded by the coding sequence ATGATCGACCAACAAGCCTCTTTGAACCTTAGTCAATACAAAGGACTAATGGTTGGCGATGCGTTTCTTCACAATATGGATTTTGTCGTTGAAGACTTAATTGCAAGCCCAAGCCATGTTGAAAATCTAATTTCGATACTATGTGAACAAATGGACACGAAAAATCGCGTCATTGCAGGTACGATTTTTGGGAAGAAGTACTCTGTTTTAGCGATGAACCTTTTTAAAGCAATAATTGAACAAGGAACGATTTTAGATGCTCACCCTTCACAAGTGGGACTGAAACCTGATAAAAAAGGAAGCATGCAGTTTATTTTTAAGGAATCTACTGTTCATTCGATCTCTAGCCTGTCAATAAGACAAGTACAAATGATGATTTATACCTTTATTGATACTCATTTACAGCCGCTTTTTGAGGCAATCGCAGCAAAATCAGGTAGTAAAGTCACTCATATGCTTTCATTAGTCGCCCACAACCTCTATCAAACGTCTAAAAAACTGAAGCTCGAACATCCGGAAAAAGTAGAGGAAATCGACACGTATTTTGCCCTTTTCATTAGTGATAAGCTATTTGTACACGGAAAACCAAACCCCCTCTCCTTTGAATTTGACCTTTATGATCCAGAAAATGGGGATGATTCCTATTACGTTCGTAAGCACTGCTGTTTATCTTATTTACGATATGATGGAGACAAAGCACGCTGCTGCGGGACGTGTCCATTTATTGACCGAACTAAAAAAAAGAACGGGTAA
- the ilvA gene encoding threonine ammonia-lyase: MAFVEKTVHRTPLISSTSVNKMTGKQVYFKMENQQKTGAFKLRGASYKVSQLTSEECKKGVIAASAGNHAQGVALAAAKRGIQAKVFMPEKTPKAKTLATQSYGAKTILTGDTFQEAYEAACKEQYRTNSTFVHPFDDPDVMAGQGTIAIEMLEQQPLLDTLIIPIGGGGLISGMAVAAKHLNPSIRIIGVQVKAASAVYNQFYQCGPSSLSNVSTIAEGIAVKKPGTRTLPLISSFVDEIVTVSDNDIATAMMYLLERKKTLVEGAGAAALAALLVHGSRLKMKNCGIIVSGGNMDISKMPSIEALARDNFLSCLA; encoded by the coding sequence ATGGCATTTGTGGAAAAGACAGTCCACAGAACTCCTCTGATCTCCTCTACATCCGTAAATAAAATGACTGGAAAACAGGTTTATTTCAAGATGGAGAATCAGCAAAAAACAGGGGCATTCAAACTTCGGGGTGCAAGCTATAAAGTATCACAACTAACTAGTGAAGAATGCAAGAAAGGAGTTATTGCCGCCTCAGCCGGGAACCACGCACAGGGGGTCGCTTTAGCAGCAGCAAAAAGAGGAATCCAAGCTAAGGTGTTTATGCCTGAAAAAACACCAAAGGCAAAAACCCTCGCCACTCAAAGCTACGGAGCTAAAACCATACTTACTGGCGACACTTTTCAGGAAGCTTATGAAGCCGCCTGTAAGGAACAGTATCGGACAAATAGCACATTCGTCCACCCTTTTGATGACCCGGATGTGATGGCCGGTCAAGGAACCATTGCTATCGAGATGCTTGAACAGCAACCCCTTCTTGATACCCTTATCATCCCAATTGGAGGAGGCGGATTAATCAGCGGCATGGCTGTTGCTGCCAAACACCTCAACCCGAGCATTAGGATAATCGGCGTACAAGTAAAAGCAGCAAGTGCTGTCTATAATCAATTCTATCAATGCGGCCCTTCTTCCCTCTCAAACGTGTCTACGATTGCTGAAGGAATCGCTGTAAAAAAACCAGGCACCAGGACTCTTCCCCTCATTAGTAGCTTCGTCGACGAAATCGTTACCGTATCAGATAACGACATTGCGACAGCTATGATGTACTTACTTGAGAGGAAAAAAACACTTGTAGAAGGGGCCGGCGCTGCTGCTCTAGCCGCCCTGCTCGTTCACGGCTCAAGGCTGAAAATGAAAAACTGCGGCATTATCGTGAGCGGTGGTAACATGGATATTTCCAAAATGCCTAGCATAGAAGCATTAGCAAGAGACAATTTTTTGTCCTGTTTAGCTTAG
- a CDS encoding cyclic lactone autoinducer peptide, whose amino-acid sequence MIKLSEYSKLRKVIPKVISVIGVSCGEAALERSCFMFTYEPEIPEELQEKEK is encoded by the coding sequence ATGATTAAATTATCTGAATATTCAAAACTAAGGAAGGTAATACCAAAGGTGATTTCAGTAATTGGAGTATCCTGTGGAGAAGCAGCGTTAGAACGGAGTTGTTTTATGTTTACATATGAGCCGGAGATCCCAGAAGAACTACAAGAAAAAGAAAAGTAA
- a CDS encoding DinB family protein — protein MSKSQRFINHFLSHRKVTEELVSKISKDHYEYNPTPTSMSTKELVIHMLTSFYRFAAFATQQTPKQLHEEDAEINITELAERYTKETVSLIETMSDEDFKTEIDVTHIIGVKLPAGQLLQLALDHEINHKGNLFVYVREMGHTDLPLFVNIG, from the coding sequence ATGAGTAAAAGCCAACGTTTCATTAATCATTTTTTGTCTCACCGAAAAGTTACCGAAGAATTAGTAAGTAAAATTAGTAAAGATCACTACGAGTATAACCCTACACCCACTTCGATGAGCACGAAAGAACTCGTCATCCACATGCTTACATCCTTTTATCGATTTGCTGCTTTTGCTACTCAACAGACACCTAAACAGCTTCACGAGGAAGACGCTGAGATAAACATAACTGAACTAGCCGAGCGTTATACAAAAGAAACGGTGAGTCTGATTGAAACAATGAGCGATGAAGACTTCAAGACAGAAATTGATGTCACTCATATAATAGGGGTGAAACTCCCAGCAGGACAACTGCTTCAACTTGCACTCGATCACGAAATTAACCATAAAGGGAACTTGTTTGTTTATGTCCGGGAAATGGGACATACAGACTTACCGCTGTTTGTAAATATAGGTTAA
- a CDS encoding LytR/AlgR family response regulator transcription factor: MLDIFVCEDDPQQRERVTQYIQDYIMIEELDMNVTLSTDNPDEIISYLQTNNVNGLYFLDVDLKHEKSGIVLGAEIRKYDSRGSIVFVTSHSELTYLTFLYKVEALDYIIKDDFTDLQKRVIDCIVTANERYISDGSETNKRFQIESGDRVISEEYADILFFETSSKLHKIIMHTDSRQVEFYGKLKEIEGLDSRFYRCHNSFVVNIENIVDINKKTREITMVNGEVCYASSRYLKGLSKSWSSNE; encoded by the coding sequence ATGTTAGACATTTTTGTTTGTGAAGATGACCCACAACAAAGAGAGCGGGTAACACAATATATCCAAGACTATATCATGATTGAAGAATTAGATATGAATGTAACGCTATCTACAGATAACCCGGACGAAATCATTTCTTATCTACAAACAAACAATGTAAATGGCCTTTACTTTTTAGATGTGGATCTAAAACATGAAAAAAGTGGAATTGTTTTAGGGGCAGAAATTAGAAAATATGACTCCAGAGGTTCTATCGTCTTTGTTACATCTCATTCAGAATTAACTTATTTGACGTTCTTATATAAAGTAGAAGCTCTTGATTACATTATAAAGGATGATTTTACAGATTTACAAAAGCGAGTCATTGATTGTATCGTGACTGCTAACGAACGGTACATATCTGACGGTAGTGAAACAAACAAAAGGTTTCAAATAGAAAGTGGTGACCGCGTTATAAGTGAAGAGTATGCAGATATCTTGTTTTTTGAAACGTCATCAAAGCTTCATAAAATTATTATGCATACCGATTCTCGTCAAGTTGAATTTTACGGAAAGCTAAAGGAGATAGAGGGCCTAGATAGTCGTTTTTATCGTTGTCATAACTCGTTTGTTGTGAATATCGAAAACATTGTTGATATAAATAAGAAAACGAGAGAAATCACAATGGTTAATGGCGAAGTTTGTTATGCCTCAAGTCGTTATTTGAAAGGTTTAAGTAAAAGCTGGTCGAGTAATGAGTAA
- the leuC gene encoding 3-isopropylmalate dehydratase large subunit, whose protein sequence is MKKPKTIVEKIWEQHIVHQEDEKPDLLYIDLHLIHEVTSPQAFEGLRLKKRNVRRPDRTYATMDHNVPTKNQLVINDPVSKKQMETLQQNCEEFGIPLADITHPDQGIVHVIGPELGLTQPGKTIVCGDSHTSTHGAFGALAFGIGTSEVEHVLATQTLWQAPPKTLNVKVNGKLGTGVTAKDLILSIIGKHGVRFGTGYVIEYTGDAIRSLSMEERMTVCNMSIEAGARAGLITPDETTFEYLRGKRHVPQGLAFDEAVEKWSSLSTDEGATYDATVEIDASKVEPQVTWGTNPGMCIPINEAVPDPTKAENPSKQDEISRALEYMGLRAGEPIASVKVDHVFIGSCTNSRLSDLRKAAEVVRGHKVNPSVQALVVPGSKSVKIAAEQEGLDHIFKEAGFEWREAGCSMCLAMNDDIIPPGERCASTSNRNFEGRQGNGARTHLVSPEMAAAAAINGRFVDVRTFSAQPLSS, encoded by the coding sequence ATGAAAAAACCAAAAACGATTGTTGAAAAGATCTGGGAACAGCATATTGTACATCAGGAAGATGAAAAACCTGATCTGCTATATATTGACTTACACCTCATTCACGAGGTCACTTCTCCCCAGGCATTTGAAGGGTTGAGACTAAAAAAACGGAATGTTCGGCGGCCAGACCGCACCTATGCAACAATGGATCACAACGTCCCGACAAAAAACCAATTGGTCATTAACGATCCCGTCTCAAAAAAGCAAATGGAAACATTGCAGCAAAACTGTGAAGAGTTTGGCATTCCACTTGCTGACATTACCCATCCTGACCAAGGCATTGTCCACGTTATTGGCCCTGAACTTGGTCTTACACAGCCAGGTAAAACGATTGTATGTGGAGATAGCCATACTTCTACCCACGGAGCTTTTGGTGCGTTAGCGTTTGGTATCGGCACTAGTGAAGTAGAACACGTTTTAGCTACACAAACGCTGTGGCAAGCACCTCCAAAAACACTCAATGTGAAAGTAAACGGAAAGCTGGGTACTGGTGTAACTGCAAAAGATTTAATTTTGTCTATTATCGGAAAACACGGCGTCCGTTTCGGCACAGGTTATGTGATTGAATATACAGGCGATGCCATTCGCTCTTTATCTATGGAAGAGCGGATGACTGTATGTAACATGTCGATTGAAGCCGGTGCAAGGGCAGGGTTAATCACACCCGATGAAACGACCTTCGAATATTTAAGAGGGAAACGCCATGTCCCTCAAGGACTCGCTTTCGATGAAGCAGTGGAAAAATGGTCGTCTCTTTCTACAGATGAAGGAGCAACTTATGATGCCACTGTTGAAATTGATGCATCTAAAGTCGAACCACAAGTGACATGGGGAACGAATCCAGGAATGTGTATTCCAATCAACGAAGCGGTTCCTGATCCAACTAAGGCCGAAAACCCTTCAAAACAGGATGAAATCAGCCGTGCTCTCGAGTACATGGGGCTCCGTGCTGGTGAACCCATCGCTTCAGTAAAGGTAGACCACGTGTTTATCGGTTCATGCACAAACTCAAGGTTAAGTGACTTAAGAAAGGCAGCTGAAGTAGTACGAGGGCACAAAGTCAATCCTTCCGTGCAAGCATTAGTAGTCCCTGGATCAAAAAGCGTAAAAATAGCTGCAGAACAAGAAGGGTTGGACCACATTTTTAAAGAGGCCGGGTTTGAATGGCGGGAAGCTGGATGCAGCATGTGTCTTGCCATGAATGACGACATCATTCCTCCAGGTGAACGGTGTGCGTCCACTTCAAACCGTAACTTCGAAGGTCGTCAAGGAAATGGCGCTCGAACACACCTTGTAAGCCCGGAAATGGCAGCGGCGGCGGCAATTAATGGGCGCTTTGTAGACGTACGAACTTTCTCTGCACAACCACTTTCTTCTTAA
- a CDS encoding accessory gene regulator B family protein, with amino-acid sequence MKDVGVKKVSMTEVAADRLATWINGELGDDRLKYLKLKLGLETLFINFSKLFVVYTISFLLNLLFATIIFHLSYYLIRRTAYGLHAQSSIVCTLLSILFFVGIPYLATLVTIPNGNILIIYLFNCMLLYFFAPSNTNKCMIINKKRRLRLRNQSIVMCLVIMIITLVIPNETVKTLLTMGAILASILTVPKDIFKRRNK; translated from the coding sequence ATGAAGGATGTGGGGGTAAAGAAAGTAAGTATGACTGAAGTTGCTGCTGACAGACTTGCTACTTGGATTAATGGAGAATTAGGAGATGATCGCCTTAAGTACCTGAAGCTAAAGTTGGGTCTGGAAACGTTGTTTATTAATTTTTCAAAACTATTCGTAGTGTACACAATTTCCTTTTTACTTAACCTTTTGTTTGCAACAATTATTTTCCACCTGTCCTACTATTTAATTAGAAGAACTGCGTACGGATTGCATGCTCAATCTAGTATTGTGTGTACTTTGTTAAGTATCTTGTTTTTTGTAGGAATTCCGTACCTTGCTACTTTAGTTACTATTCCAAATGGAAACATATTAATAATCTACCTTTTCAATTGTATGTTGTTATACTTTTTTGCACCAAGTAACACGAATAAATGCATGATTATAAACAAAAAAAGAAGGTTAAGGTTAAGAAACCAATCGATTGTTATGTGTTTAGTAATCATGATTATTACACTTGTCATTCCAAATGAAACAGTAAAAACTCTTCTAACAATGGGTGCCATTTTAGCAAGTATTTTAACGGTACCCAAAGATATATTTAAAAGGAGGAATAAATGA
- a CDS encoding dicarboxylate/amino acid:cation symporter yields the protein MKLTRNILIALFLGLITGIGFNLFAPGAFEIVDRIVFNPMGTLFINAITMLVVPLVLFSIILGTAGVSDPKKLGRIGGKTVSFYLVTTAIALTIGLSLAFLIQPGAGGGFETDAANYEANEAPPIMETLINIIPQNPIEAMADGEMLQIIAFAVLIGFALARLGDKTKGILRLVEQGNEIMMYLVKLVMYLAPLGAFALIASAIGELGLSALQAMLLYMGAVILALLVHAVITYGSVLKFIAKRNPIEFARKFVPAMVVAFSTSSSSAALPVSMRVAQQDLRVSKPVSSFVQPLGSTINMDGTAIMQAVATVFIAQVYAVSLSFGDLLTVILTATLASIGTAGVPGVGMIMLAMVLTSVGLPVEGIALVLGVDRLLDMLRTAVNITGDATCAVMVSESEANHEDDEEKMTEAS from the coding sequence ATGAAATTAACTAGAAATATTCTTATTGCCTTATTTTTAGGACTCATCACCGGAATCGGTTTTAATTTATTTGCCCCCGGTGCTTTTGAAATTGTTGATCGAATTGTCTTCAATCCTATGGGGACATTATTTATAAATGCGATTACCATGCTGGTCGTTCCATTAGTCCTTTTCTCAATTATTCTAGGAACAGCCGGTGTAAGTGATCCGAAAAAGCTAGGACGTATTGGCGGAAAAACCGTCAGTTTCTATTTAGTAACGACCGCTATTGCACTTACCATCGGGTTATCCCTTGCATTTCTGATTCAACCGGGTGCCGGCGGTGGTTTTGAGACAGATGCGGCTAACTACGAAGCAAACGAAGCGCCGCCAATTATGGAAACGCTTATAAATATTATTCCTCAAAACCCAATTGAAGCCATGGCTGATGGAGAGATGCTTCAAATTATCGCGTTCGCCGTCTTAATCGGCTTTGCCTTAGCCCGATTGGGAGATAAAACAAAAGGGATATTAAGGTTAGTCGAACAAGGGAATGAAATTATGATGTACCTTGTTAAACTAGTTATGTATCTCGCGCCACTTGGTGCATTTGCTCTTATCGCTTCCGCCATTGGTGAGTTAGGTTTATCTGCCCTGCAAGCGATGCTTTTATATATGGGTGCGGTTATTTTAGCATTACTTGTTCACGCGGTCATTACGTATGGTAGCGTTCTCAAATTTATTGCTAAACGTAATCCAATTGAATTTGCTCGTAAGTTTGTGCCGGCTATGGTTGTCGCTTTTAGTACTTCCAGCAGTAGTGCCGCTTTGCCGGTATCTATGCGAGTTGCACAGCAGGACTTAAGAGTTTCAAAGCCTGTAAGCAGCTTCGTGCAACCATTAGGTTCGACGATTAATATGGATGGAACAGCGATCATGCAAGCTGTAGCCACAGTCTTTATTGCTCAAGTCTACGCAGTCAGCCTGTCGTTCGGAGATCTTCTAACTGTAATTTTGACAGCGACTCTAGCTAGTATCGGAACAGCTGGTGTTCCCGGTGTCGGTATGATCATGCTAGCAATGGTTCTTACATCTGTTGGCTTACCGGTTGAAGGAATCGCCTTAGTTCTTGGTGTTGACCGACTTCTTGATATGTTACGTACCGCTGTCAATATAACAGGAGATGCTACTTGTGCAGTGATGGTTTCTGAGTCTGAAGCAAATCATGAGGATGATGAAGAAAAAATGACAGAAGCTTCATGA
- a CDS encoding DsbA family oxidoreductase: protein MKIDVWSDIVCPFCYIGKRRLEGALERFEHKDEVEVAFKSFQLDASAEKGSGKSMHDLLAAKYGMSYDQAKAMTDQMTDQAKDEGLDYYFDTMIPTNTEDAHRLSHYANEQGKMDDMIERVMYAFFTESLDVSDHDTLVKLAEEVGLDKEEARAVLSEGKYRDQVLQDQQEGTQIGVQGVPFFVFNQKYAVSGAQPTDAFLEVLEKVRKEEQEEAPVKVLNDDAVGQSCSDDSC from the coding sequence ATGAAAATAGACGTTTGGTCAGATATTGTTTGTCCTTTTTGCTATATTGGGAAAAGGCGCTTAGAAGGAGCATTGGAACGTTTTGAGCATAAGGATGAGGTAGAGGTAGCGTTTAAGAGCTTTCAATTAGACGCTTCTGCAGAGAAAGGGTCAGGAAAAAGTATGCATGACCTCTTGGCAGCAAAGTATGGTATGTCCTATGATCAAGCAAAAGCAATGACCGATCAAATGACCGATCAGGCGAAAGATGAAGGGTTAGACTATTATTTTGATACAATGATCCCAACAAATACAGAAGATGCTCATCGCCTAAGCCATTATGCGAACGAGCAAGGAAAGATGGATGACATGATTGAGCGAGTCATGTACGCTTTTTTTACAGAAAGTCTCGATGTTAGCGACCATGACACGCTAGTGAAGTTAGCTGAAGAAGTAGGTCTCGATAAAGAGGAAGCGAGGGCGGTGTTATCTGAAGGCAAATACCGTGATCAAGTACTACAAGATCAGCAGGAAGGCACGCAAATTGGAGTTCAAGGCGTTCCGTTTTTCGTGTTTAATCAAAAATATGCTGTGTCAGGAGCTCAACCAACAGACGCGTTTTTGGAGGTGTTAGAGAAAGTCAGGAAAGAAGAACAGGAGGAAGCGCCTGTGAAAGTGTTGAATGACGATGCAGTGGGTCAAAGCTGTAGCGATGATTCGTGTTAA
- a CDS encoding nitroreductase family protein, with amino-acid sequence MWSWDYSLNIDKKFIDYHMSSINAHEYTSTQVYEHRTRKVKENYGYKSADLSYPLNLNDSFEKVLFNRRTWVDQFPNERMINKDFIARFSQLSFIGGKRQRRTYPSGGAQYYVNIHYLFNEDNVNNELWSDGNISELNTDTSQLLMKKKVPWSKVKEAFIQGYLASTAQFAIVLSVNLQCISKKYTDISYKLVQQEAGHIGQNIQLVATYLGIQAVPLGGFYDLELSNLIEEQQTVLYAFLLG; translated from the coding sequence ATGTGGAGCTGGGATTATTCATTAAATATTGATAAAAAATTTATTGATTACCATATGTCCTCAATTAATGCTCATGAATACACATCAACTCAGGTATACGAACACCGCACCCGAAAGGTCAAAGAAAACTATGGTTATAAATCCGCTGATCTCTCTTATCCATTAAACCTGAATGACAGCTTTGAGAAAGTTTTGTTTAATAGGAGAACATGGGTAGACCAGTTCCCTAATGAACGGATGATTAACAAGGATTTTATAGCACGATTCTCCCAATTATCATTTATAGGAGGAAAGAGGCAGAGAAGAACTTATCCATCTGGCGGGGCACAATATTATGTAAATATCCACTATTTATTTAATGAGGACAACGTAAATAATGAATTATGGTCTGATGGTAACATTAGTGAATTAAATACCGACACAAGTCAATTACTAATGAAAAAAAAAGTTCCATGGTCAAAGGTAAAAGAAGCATTTATTCAAGGTTATTTAGCGAGTACAGCTCAGTTTGCGATCGTCCTGAGTGTTAATTTACAATGTATTTCAAAAAAGTATACAGATATCTCTTATAAGTTAGTACAACAAGAAGCTGGCCACATTGGTCAAAACATCCAATTGGTTGCTACTTATTTAGGTATTCAAGCGGTTCCGCTTGGAGGTTTTTATGACCTGGAGTTGAGCAATCTTATTGAAGAACAACAAACTGTCTTGTACGCATTTCTCTTAGGGTAG
- a CDS encoding sensor histidine kinase, translated as MITFIGGFVQVAVLCLINFFLIKRMDNVKPTLIIAIALASSAAIIYTYIGILGVMIPVVILIAVNFSYSRNIVTSITVPLFALMVLVISDHLSFLLDFYLFNLTIDVVDNNIYFMGIHLFFFILFATGLSLLTDVVIRQIKQRVYLTRRYFLFILVLIVITIIFFYINILISNRVGFSREVIQLNSYLFLVYFIIFMIIASILVATVIKEMKVKSKQEEYKQLRMYSENLEELYGELQKFRHDYINILSSMADYIRKRELDNLEKYFNEKVMPTSQGIQLNNYKLGALKNIKVRELKGILVSKLVKAQELGINTTVEATEPVQRANMDSILLCRCLGIVLDNAIEETEEYKNSSMSIAFIKKEHSLLIVVVNTIGGEIPKLFKVFQKGFSTKGENRGLGLSNLKELVSQCDNVTLETKIEGRLFFQEIEISD; from the coding sequence TTGATTACATTTATAGGTGGTTTTGTTCAAGTAGCTGTACTTTGCTTAATCAATTTTTTTCTAATTAAAAGAATGGATAATGTAAAGCCAACTTTGATTATAGCTATAGCCTTAGCTAGTAGTGCAGCAATTATATATACATATATTGGTATTTTAGGGGTAATGATTCCAGTTGTTATTCTAATTGCAGTCAATTTTAGTTATTCGAGGAATATTGTTACGAGCATTACTGTACCGCTCTTTGCTCTTATGGTCCTCGTTATAAGTGATCATTTAAGCTTTCTCCTAGACTTTTATTTGTTTAATCTAACAATTGATGTAGTGGATAATAATATTTACTTTATGGGTATTCACTTATTCTTTTTCATCTTATTTGCAACTGGATTAAGTTTACTAACCGATGTTGTTATTAGGCAAATTAAGCAAAGAGTATACCTTACGAGACGTTATTTTTTGTTTATATTAGTACTAATCGTGATTACGATAATATTTTTTTATATCAACATTCTTATCTCAAACAGAGTAGGTTTTTCAAGAGAGGTTATCCAATTAAATAGCTACCTCTTCCTCGTTTATTTTATCATTTTTATGATCATAGCCAGTATTCTAGTAGCCACTGTTATTAAAGAAATGAAAGTAAAAAGTAAACAGGAAGAGTACAAACAGCTGCGAATGTATTCTGAAAATCTGGAAGAATTGTATGGGGAACTGCAGAAGTTCAGACATGATTACATTAACATCTTATCTTCTATGGCAGATTACATTCGAAAGAGAGAACTTGATAACCTGGAGAAATATTTTAACGAAAAAGTGATGCCAACCAGTCAAGGAATTCAATTAAATAACTACAAGCTTGGTGCATTAAAAAATATTAAAGTAAGAGAATTAAAGGGGATCCTCGTTTCTAAATTAGTAAAAGCTCAGGAACTAGGGATAAATACCACTGTTGAAGCTACTGAGCCTGTGCAAAGAGCAAATATGGACTCTATTCTGTTATGCCGCTGTCTAGGGATTGTTTTAGACAATGCTATTGAAGAGACTGAGGAGTATAAGAATAGTAGTATGAGTATTGCATTTATTAAGAAAGAACACTCGCTACTCATTGTTGTGGTGAATACAATTGGAGGAGAAATTCCAAAGCTATTTAAAGTCTTTCAAAAAGGATTTTCCACAAAAGGTGAAAATAGAGGCCTTGGTTTAAGCAATTTAAAAGAACTAGTTTCGCAATGTGATAACGTAACACTTGAAACAAAAATAGAAGGTAGGTTATTTTTTCAGGAGATTGAGATTTCTGATTAG
- the leuD gene encoding 3-isopropylmalate dehydratase small subunit — MEPIRTHKGTVSPLNRSNVDTDQIIPKQFLKRIERQGFGEFLFYHWRFDDEGNPRNDFSLNEEKYEGSSILVAGENFGCGSSREHAPWALEDYGFKVIIAPSFADIFYNNCVKNGILPIQLSVEETQAILTKAEAGIYSLTVDLEKQSVIGEDGLEALFSLPSYHKEMLLNGWDEIAVTLTHENKITQFEQGA, encoded by the coding sequence ATGGAACCAATTCGCACCCATAAGGGGACCGTTTCTCCCTTGAACCGGTCTAACGTCGATACAGACCAGATCATTCCTAAGCAATTCTTAAAACGGATTGAACGTCAAGGGTTCGGTGAATTCCTGTTTTACCACTGGCGTTTTGATGACGAAGGCAATCCGCGTAACGATTTTTCATTAAACGAGGAAAAATACGAAGGCTCAAGCATCCTCGTTGCGGGTGAAAATTTCGGCTGCGGATCCTCACGAGAACATGCACCATGGGCTTTGGAGGATTATGGATTCAAAGTTATTATTGCTCCAAGCTTTGCTGATATTTTTTATAATAACTGTGTCAAAAACGGGATCCTCCCCATTCAGCTTTCAGTAGAAGAAACGCAAGCGATACTTACCAAGGCTGAAGCAGGTATCTATTCATTAACGGTTGATTTGGAAAAGCAATCCGTCATTGGTGAAGATGGACTAGAGGCACTTTTTTCCCTTCCCTCTTATCATAAAGAAATGCTTCTCAATGGATGGGATGAAATCGCCGTTACGTTAACCCATGAAAATAAAATCACACAATTTGAACAAGGAGCGTGA